TACAATTACAGATGCGAATGTAGATTATGAAGGGTCCATTTCTATTGATGTTAATTTGTTGGAAAAATCAGGAATTCTTCCGTATGAAAGAGTTGATGTTTTAAATGTCGACAACGGAGAAAGGCTTACAACTTATGCGATAGAAGGTGGTGAAGGTGAGTTTTGTCTCAATGGCGCTGCTGCACATAAGGGGCAGGCCGGACAGAAAATTATTATCTGTACTTATACTTGGCTTGATGATGATGAGCTTGGGCTGCATAAGCCGAATGTTCTTCTCCTCGGAGACGGAAATCGAATCAAACTTGTTCAGAAGTAAATTTAAGGCGTGGATATCCACGCCTTTTTTCGTTATAAAGCATAATCACAAATTGCAATACGGGGGATTAATGAATATTTTTAAAAATCTGGTGGCATTAATTTTAGTGGCCGGTATTACATCCGGTTGTGCTCCGCAGATAAAAATGCAGTCAGTACCCGTTTCATCAAATCCTATGGGGGCAAGTGTTTTTGTTGATGGCAAGGAAACTTGTCAGGCCCCGTGCAAAGTTGATCTTGCTCGTAATGCTGACCATATTTTAACTATTAAAAAAGATCAGTTCCGTCAGCAGG
This Maridesulfovibrio ferrireducens DNA region includes the following protein-coding sequences:
- the panD gene encoding aspartate 1-decarboxylase, producing the protein MGSRCLLKSKIHRATITDANVDYEGSISIDVNLLEKSGILPYERVDVLNVDNGERLTTYAIEGGEGEFCLNGAAAHKGQAGQKIIICTYTWLDDDELGLHKPNVLLLGDGNRIKLVQK